The segment CTTTTGCCGCCCGTTGTATCGAGAATGAAATCCTGATGCACTTACGCTCGCTGAAAAAAAACCGCAAAGACGTATCCCTCCATGATCCGATCGGAACGGATAAAGAGGGCAACGAGATCACTCTGATCGATATCCTCGGCTCGGAAGCGGATGATGTGATTAAAGAGGTCGATCTGAAGATTGAGAAGAGTAAAATCTATCGGAATCTGGATATCTTGAATGACCGGGAGAAGGAAGTCGTGGTCGGCCGCTTCGGACTGGACACCGGCGGGGAAGAGCGGACACAACGGGAGATTGCGAAGGAGCTGGGGATCTCGCGTAGTTATGTGTCCAGGATAGAGAAAAGGGCACTCATGAAGTTGTATCAT is part of the Paenibacillus sp. FSL M7-0420 genome and harbors:
- the sigK gene encoding RNA polymerase sporulation sigma factor SigK, with translation MVSTTSRNSGNTGEDMEDLISIGTIGLIKAIESYRPNKGTKLATFAARCIENEILMHLRSLKKNRKDVSLHDPIGTDKEGNEITLIDILGSEADDVIKEVDLKIEKSKIYRNLDILNDREKEVVVGRFGLDTGGEERTQREIAKELGISRSYVSRIEKRALMKLYHEFYKVKR